Proteins found in one Micropterus dolomieu isolate WLL.071019.BEF.003 ecotype Adirondacks linkage group LG10, ASM2129224v1, whole genome shotgun sequence genomic segment:
- the cdc40 gene encoding pre-mRNA-processing factor 17: MSAAIASLVSYGSDSDSENESESQSIVGKVDPVSPDATAHLKPLQSGQTMSLALLNSAPEVAVKEAVETGTHLDPSLKEVTYNPTFETMFAPEFGPVNPFKSQQMAAPRNMLSGYAEPAHLNDFMFEQQRRTFSTFGYALDPSVDTHHVSTNSYIGAVDEAEKNKGLTVFESGPKKSEKRKKVKGGDAEEIDNFLGPWAKYADEKDVAKPSEEEQKELDEITAKRQKKGRNEEDAPAEEKTILHVKDMYDYQGRSYLHVPQDVGINLRSADAPDKCYLPKKQIHVWSGHTKGVSAIRLFPNSGHLLLSSSMDCKIKLWEVYAERRCVRTFIGHSKAVRDICFNNSGTQFLSAAYDRYLKLWDSETGQCISRFTNRKVPYCVKFNPDEDKQNLFVAGMSDKKIVQWDVRTGEVVQEYDRHLGAVNTITFVDENRRFVSTSDDKSLRVWEWDIPVDFKYIAEPSMHSMPAVTLSPNGKWLACQSMDNQILIFGAQNRFRLNKKKVFKGHMVAGYACQVDFSPDMSYVVSGDADGKLNIWDWKTTKLYHRIKAHDKVCISALWHPHETSKVITCGWDGQIKLWD; the protein is encoded by the exons ATGTCTGCCGCCATCGCATCCCTCGTTTCGTACGGTAGCGATTCTGATTCAGAGAATGAGTCTGAATCTCAAAGCATTGTCGGGAAAGTGGACCCAGTGAGTCCAGACGCCACGGCTCACCTTAAACCTCTGCAGTCTGGACAAACGATGTCTTTGGCTCTTCTTAATTCTGCTCCCGAGGTCGCCGTTAAG GAGGCTGTGGAGACTGGCACACACCTGGACCCTTCATTGAAAGAAGTCACTTATAATCCAACATTTGAAACCATGTTTGCACCAGAG TTTGGGCCAGTCAACCCATTTAAAAGCCAGCAGATGGCTGCCCCCAGGAACATGTTATCTGGCTATGCAGAACCTGCTCACCTCAACGACTTTATGTTTGAACAGCAAAGGAGGACCTTCTCCACCTTCG GTTATGCTTTGGATCCATCAGTTGATACGCACCACGTATCCACTAATAGCTACATTGGTGCAGTAGATGAGGCGGAGAAAAATAAAG GGCTAACGGTGTTTGAGAGCGGACCTAAGAagtcagagaaaagaaaaaaggtcaaAGGTGGAGATGCAGAAGAGATCGACAACTTCCTTGGGCCGTGGGCAAAATATGCAGATGAGAAAGATGTGGCTAAACCATCAGAG gaaGAGCAGAAAGAGCTGGATGAAATCACAGCCAAGAGgcagaagaaaggaaggaacGAGGAAGATGCTCCTGCAGAGGAGAAGACCATTCTCCATG TTAAAGACATGTATGATTACCAGGGCAGGTCCTATCTCCATGTCCCACAGGATGTGGGCATCAACCTGCGTTCTGCGGATGCTCCAGACAAGTGTTACCTGCCTAAGAAACAGATTCATGTCTGGTCTGGACACACCAAG GGTGTCAGTGCTATCCGACTGTTTCCTAACTCTGGTCATCTGCTGCTCTCTTCCTCCATGGACTGTAAAATCAAG CTGTGGGAAGTGTATGCCGAGAGGAGATGTGTACGGACGTTTATTG GCCACAGCAAAGCAGTGCGAGACATTTGCTTCAACAACAGCGGGACCCAGTTCCTCAGTGCTGCCTATGACCGCTACTTGAAACTCTGGGACTCTGAGACAG GCCAGTGCATCTCCCGCTTCACCAACAGGAAGGTACCGTACTGCGTCAAGTTCAACCCAGACGAGGACAAACAGAATCTTTTTGTGGCCGGCATGTCAGATAAAAAGATTGTTCAG TGGGACGTCAGGACAGGTGAGGTGGTTCAGGAGTACGACCGTCACCTGGGAGCAGTCAACACCATCACTTTTGTTGATGAGAATCGTCGCTTCGTCAGCACGTCGGACGACAAGAGTCTCCGAGTTTGGGAGTG GGACATCCCTGTGGATTTCAAGTACATCGCTGAGCCCAGTATGCACTCCATGCCAGCTGTGACACTCTCTCCCAATG GTAAATGGCTAGCATGCCAGTCTATGGACAACCAGATTCTGATCTTTGGGGCCCAAAACCGCTTCAGACTGAACAAAAAGAAAGTCTTCAAAGGCCACATGGTGGCTGGCTATGCCTGCCAAGTGGACTTCTCCCCAGACATGAG CTATGTGGTGTCAGGAGATGCAGATGGAAAGCTGAACATTTGGGATTGGAAGACCACTAAGCTTTACCACAGGATCAAGGCTCATGACAAGGTGTGCATCAGCGCACTGTGGCATCCACATGAAACCTCCAAGGTCATCACGTGTGGTTGGGATGGACAAATCAAACTCTGGGACTAG